Proteins encoded together in one Catellatospora citrea window:
- a CDS encoding S-methyl-5'-thioadenosine phosphorylase, producing the protein MTSTADVAVIGGSGLYSLLDGAREHRVDTPYGPPSDAVTVGQVAGRRVAFLPRHGRDHRHPPHLIPYRANLWALRSLGVRQILAPCAVGGLRAELGAGSFVLPDQLVDRTSGRERSYVESGAVHVNFADPYCPAGRRAVRETADVIGMPLSSAGTVVVIDGPRFSTRAESRWYAAAGGTVINMTGAPEAALARELALCYTTIALVTDLDAGVDGDRGVTQEEVFRVFKDNTERMRGLLLATIAHLPTERTCPCATALDGMRPSYLTA; encoded by the coding sequence ATGACCAGCACAGCCGACGTCGCCGTCATCGGCGGATCGGGCCTCTACAGCCTGCTCGACGGGGCCCGCGAGCACCGGGTCGACACCCCGTACGGGCCGCCGTCGGACGCGGTCACCGTCGGGCAGGTCGCCGGGCGGCGGGTCGCGTTCCTGCCCCGGCACGGCCGCGACCACCGCCACCCGCCGCACCTGATCCCGTACCGGGCCAACCTGTGGGCGCTGCGCTCGCTGGGCGTACGGCAGATCCTCGCCCCGTGTGCCGTCGGCGGCCTACGCGCCGAACTCGGGGCGGGCTCGTTCGTGCTGCCCGACCAGCTCGTCGACCGCACCAGCGGCCGCGAGCGCTCCTACGTCGAGTCAGGCGCGGTGCACGTCAACTTCGCCGACCCGTACTGCCCCGCTGGGCGGCGGGCGGTGCGCGAGACGGCGGACGTCATCGGCATGCCGCTCAGCAGCGCGGGCACGGTCGTCGTCATCGACGGCCCGCGCTTCTCCACCCGTGCCGAGTCGCGCTGGTACGCCGCCGCGGGCGGTACGGTGATCAACATGACCGGCGCTCCGGAAGCCGCGCTGGCCCGCGAACTCGCCCTCTGCTACACCACGATCGCCCTGGTGACCGACCTGGACGCGGGCGTCGACGGCGACCGCGGCGTGACCCAGGAGGAGGTGTTCCGGGTGTTCAAGGACAACACCGAGCGGATGCGCGGCCTGCTGCTGGCCACGATCGCCCACCTGCCGACCGAGCGCACCTGCCCCTGCGCCACGGCGCTCGACGGCATGCGACCGTCCTACCTGACCGCCTGA
- a CDS encoding molybdopterin-dependent oxidoreductase produces MVRVPEPLTRLYPSRLSHLFTSRLRSPQLTSRIGRLLGIAVAVCFVTGYLSHAIQHPPGWFYWPSRPVNLYRVTQGLHVATGLAIVPLLAAKLWSVYPKLFRWPPFRDAVHAIERLSLFVLVAAALFQVTTGILNIALWYSPMSFFFTTAHYWTAWILVGALAVHIGVKLPVIRRALAAPDRAAPRTGSLSRRGLFAAVGAAIGLITVATIGQTLRPLAGLSVLGPRDPRIGPQGLPVNQSAVAAGVTAAATDPAYRLEVVGPARTLRLTLAELGALAQHTAQLPITCVEGWSATATWGGVRVSDLVAAVGGAPGASVRVESLQQDSLYRISTLAPPHAADPLTLLALRIGGQPLDLDHGYPVRLIAPNRPGVLQTKWVARIEVLQP; encoded by the coding sequence ATGGTTCGTGTGCCTGAGCCGCTGACCCGGCTGTACCCCTCGCGCCTGTCCCACCTGTTCACGTCCCGGCTGCGGTCACCGCAGCTGACCAGCCGGATCGGTCGGCTGCTCGGCATCGCCGTCGCGGTGTGCTTCGTGACCGGCTACCTCAGCCACGCCATCCAGCACCCGCCCGGCTGGTTCTACTGGCCGTCACGACCGGTGAACCTGTACCGGGTCACGCAGGGCCTGCACGTCGCGACGGGCCTGGCGATCGTGCCCCTGCTGGCGGCGAAGCTGTGGTCGGTCTACCCGAAGCTGTTCCGCTGGCCGCCGTTCCGCGACGCCGTGCACGCGATCGAACGGCTCAGCCTGTTCGTGCTGGTCGCCGCGGCGCTGTTCCAGGTCACCACCGGGATCCTCAACATCGCGCTGTGGTACTCACCGATGAGCTTCTTCTTCACCACCGCGCACTACTGGACGGCGTGGATCCTCGTCGGCGCGCTCGCCGTCCACATCGGCGTCAAGCTGCCGGTCATCCGCCGCGCGCTGGCCGCACCGGACCGCGCCGCGCCGCGGACCGGGAGCCTGAGCAGGCGTGGACTGTTCGCCGCCGTGGGCGCGGCCATCGGGTTGATCACCGTGGCCACGATCGGGCAGACGCTGCGGCCGCTGGCCGGGCTGTCGGTGCTCGGGCCGCGCGACCCGCGGATCGGGCCGCAGGGGCTGCCGGTGAACCAGTCCGCGGTCGCCGCCGGAGTGACCGCGGCCGCCACCGATCCGGCGTACCGGCTGGAGGTGGTAGGGCCGGCGCGCACGCTGCGGTTGACCCTGGCCGAGCTGGGCGCGCTGGCGCAGCACACCGCCCAGCTGCCGATCACCTGCGTGGAGGGCTGGAGCGCGACCGCCACCTGGGGCGGCGTACGCGTCAGCGACCTGGTCGCGGCCGTAGGCGGCGCGCCGGGCGCGAGCGTACGGGTCGAGTCGCTGCAGCAGGACAGCCTGTACCGCATCTCCACGCTCGCCCCGCCGCACGCCGCCGACCCGCTGACCCTGCTCGCACTGCGCATCGGCGGGCAGCCCCTCGATCTCGACCACGGCTACCCGGTGCGGCTCATCGCCCCCAACCGCCCCGGTGTCCTGCAGACCAAGTGGGTCGCCCGGATCGAGGTCCTGCAGCCATGA
- a CDS encoding methyltransferase domain-containing protein, which produces MTSALTVYAGALHRAARGGDGALRLVDPAGTLLRHLDTGAWHGEPTPGDSGLLARCTGPTLDVGCGPGRLAAALARRRVPALGIDVSAAAVRLARARGADAVVQDVFAPLRDGRSWRHTLLADGNIGIGGDPARLLARCRELLAPGGSVLAEVEPPGSPGWRGRVALTDTRRTSEPFPWAVVGVDDLGPLAEQAGLLPAESWTEDERWFVCLSR; this is translated from the coding sequence ATGACCAGCGCACTGACCGTGTACGCGGGCGCGCTGCACCGGGCCGCGCGCGGCGGCGACGGCGCACTGCGGCTGGTCGACCCGGCGGGCACCCTGCTGCGCCACCTCGACACCGGCGCCTGGCACGGCGAGCCGACCCCGGGCGACAGCGGCCTGCTGGCCCGCTGCACCGGACCGACCCTCGACGTGGGCTGCGGTCCCGGCCGGCTCGCCGCGGCCCTGGCTCGCCGCAGGGTGCCCGCGCTGGGCATCGACGTCAGCGCCGCCGCCGTCCGGCTGGCCCGGGCCCGCGGCGCGGACGCCGTGGTCCAGGACGTGTTCGCGCCGCTGCGCGACGGCCGCAGCTGGCGGCACACGCTGCTGGCCGACGGCAACATCGGCATCGGCGGCGACCCCGCACGGCTGCTGGCCCGCTGCCGCGAGCTGCTGGCCCCGGGCGGCTCCGTGCTCGCCGAGGTCGAGCCGCCCGGCTCCCCCGGCTGGCGCGGCCGGGTCGCGCTCACCGACACCCGCCGCACCAGCGAGCCGTTCCCCTGGGCCGTCGTCGGCGTCGACGACCTGGGACCGCTGGCAGAGCAGGCCGGGTTGCTGCCGGCCGAGTCCTGGACGGAGGACGAGCGATGGTTCGTGTGCCTGAGCCGCTGA
- a CDS encoding TIGR04282 family arsenosugar biosynthesis glycosyltransferase produces MNAQFLVIAKAPVPGRVKTRLCPPCSPHQAAAIAAAALADTLAAVDATPARRRTLVVDGDHPAPAGWAAVPQRGDGLGERLAHAFADTALPGVPSVLVGMDTPQLSPALLASAVDALDDADAALGPAADGGWWVLALREPAHAAALAAVPMSTADTGALTFAALHVLGLRTARLATLRDVDTAADARAVAAEHPRGRFADAVRAHLPASHGALR; encoded by the coding sequence GTGAACGCGCAGTTCCTGGTCATCGCGAAGGCGCCGGTGCCGGGCCGGGTCAAGACCCGGCTCTGCCCGCCGTGCAGCCCGCACCAGGCCGCCGCCATCGCCGCGGCCGCGCTGGCAGACACCCTGGCCGCGGTGGACGCGACCCCGGCCCGGCGGCGGACGCTGGTCGTGGACGGCGACCACCCCGCGCCGGCCGGCTGGGCCGCCGTGCCGCAGCGCGGCGACGGCCTCGGTGAGCGCCTGGCGCACGCCTTCGCCGACACCGCGCTGCCCGGCGTGCCCTCGGTGCTGGTGGGCATGGACACCCCGCAGCTGTCCCCCGCGCTGCTGGCCTCGGCCGTCGACGCGCTGGACGACGCGGACGCCGCGCTCGGCCCGGCGGCGGACGGCGGCTGGTGGGTCCTCGCGCTGCGCGAACCCGCGCACGCGGCGGCGCTGGCCGCGGTGCCGATGTCCACGGCCGACACCGGTGCGCTGACCTTCGCCGCGCTGCACGTCCTCGGCCTGCGCACCGCCCGCCTGGCGACGCTGCGCGACGTCGACACGGCGGCCGACGCGCGGGCCGTCGCCGCCGAGCACCCGCGTGGCCGCTTCGCCGACGCGGTGCGCGCGCACCTGCCGGCATCGCACGGAGCACTGCGATGA
- a CDS encoding glycosyltransferase family 2 protein: protein MIDVVLPCLNEAAALSGVLSGLPRGYRAIVADNGSTDGSAQVALEHGALVVTVPQRGFGAAAHAGLLAATSDVVCFADADGSFALAQLPRVAGPVLSGDADLMLGRRRPGTRDAWPAHARLANAVLAWRMRSSLRVPIHDLGPMRAARRERLLALDLRDRRFGYPLEMIVAAARAGWRIAEVDVDYAPRAEGTRSKVTGTVLGTARAVRDMSKVLAR from the coding sequence ATGATTGATGTGGTGTTGCCGTGCCTGAACGAGGCGGCCGCCCTGTCCGGCGTGCTGTCCGGCCTGCCCCGAGGGTATCGCGCGATCGTCGCCGACAACGGGTCCACCGACGGCTCCGCGCAGGTCGCCCTGGAGCACGGCGCACTGGTGGTGACCGTGCCGCAGCGCGGCTTCGGCGCGGCGGCCCACGCGGGACTGCTGGCCGCCACCTCCGATGTGGTGTGCTTCGCCGACGCGGACGGCTCGTTCGCCCTCGCGCAGCTGCCTCGGGTCGCCGGCCCGGTGCTGTCCGGCGACGCCGATCTGATGCTGGGACGTCGCCGGCCCGGCACCCGCGACGCGTGGCCCGCACACGCCCGGCTGGCCAACGCCGTGCTGGCCTGGCGGATGCGCAGCAGCCTGCGGGTGCCCATCCACGACCTCGGCCCGATGCGGGCCGCGCGGCGCGAGCGGCTGCTCGCCCTCGACCTGCGGGACCGGCGCTTCGGCTACCCCCTGGAGATGATCGTCGCGGCAGCGCGGGCCGGCTGGCGGATCGCCGAGGTCGACGTCGACTACGCGCCCCGCGCCGAGGGGACCCGGTCCAAGGTCACCGGCACCGTGCTCGGTACCGCCCGCGCGGTGCGCGACATGTCGAAGGTGCTGGCCCGGTGA
- a CDS encoding NAD-dependent epimerase/dehydratase family protein, with product MRVLITGGAGFIGSFVTRALAAAGHDVSVLDCLHPAAHQPGSGEAEVGGVAIRRGDVRDRDTVESALAGMDAVVHQAAMVGMGVDLADLPDYVANNDLGTAVLLAAMARLRVRRLVLASSMVVYGEGAYTCATHGTVRPAPRDPADLAAGQYEPRCPHCASPLDPGVVDEDDRLDPRSVYAATKLAQEHLAAAWARESGSAAVALRYHNVYGPGMPRDTPYSGVAAIFRSALERGESPRVYEDGRQRRDFVHVTDVAAANVAALDSLDAAREPGLRAYNVASGDPRTIADMAATLAAAMDGPAPVVTGAFRAGDVRHVVACPRRARDELGFAARVPFAAGLAEFAHAPLRA from the coding sequence ATGCGAGTACTCATCACCGGCGGTGCGGGCTTCATCGGCTCCTTTGTGACCCGCGCCCTGGCCGCTGCCGGGCACGACGTGTCCGTGCTGGACTGCCTGCACCCGGCCGCGCACCAGCCCGGCAGTGGCGAGGCCGAGGTCGGCGGCGTGGCGATCCGGCGCGGCGACGTGCGCGACCGCGACACCGTCGAGTCCGCACTCGCTGGCATGGACGCCGTCGTGCACCAGGCCGCCATGGTCGGGATGGGCGTCGACCTCGCCGACCTGCCCGACTACGTCGCCAACAATGACCTGGGCACGGCTGTGCTGCTGGCCGCGATGGCCCGGCTGCGGGTGCGGCGGCTGGTGCTGGCCAGTTCCATGGTGGTGTACGGGGAGGGCGCCTACACCTGCGCGACGCACGGGACCGTCCGCCCGGCCCCGCGTGACCCGGCCGACCTGGCCGCGGGGCAGTACGAACCGCGCTGCCCGCACTGCGCGTCGCCGCTGGACCCGGGCGTCGTCGACGAGGACGACCGCCTCGACCCACGCAGCGTCTACGCGGCGACCAAGCTGGCCCAGGAGCACCTCGCCGCCGCCTGGGCCCGGGAGTCGGGCAGCGCCGCCGTCGCGCTGCGATACCACAACGTGTACGGGCCCGGCATGCCCCGCGACACCCCGTACTCCGGCGTCGCCGCGATCTTCCGGTCCGCGCTGGAACGCGGCGAGTCCCCGCGCGTCTACGAGGACGGCCGCCAGCGCCGCGACTTCGTCCACGTCACCGACGTCGCCGCCGCGAACGTCGCCGCGCTGGACTCGCTCGACGCCGCCCGCGAGCCGGGCCTGCGCGCGTACAACGTGGCCTCCGGCGACCCGCGCACCATCGCCGACATGGCGGCCACGCTGGCCGCCGCGATGGACGGCCCTGCTCCCGTGGTGACGGGGGCGTTCCGGGCCGGCGACGTACGCCATGTCGTGGCCTGCCCGCGGCGCGCCCGCGACGAGCTCGGGTTCGCCGCGCGGGTGCCGTTCGCGGCGGGCCTGGCCGAGTTCGCCCACGCCCCGCTGCGGGCCTGA
- a CDS encoding SLC13 family permease — protein sequence MSVQAWLAVAVFAVAYVFIATEWVHRVAAALGGAVVMLLIGATDAEHAFFSPEAGIDWNVIMLLIGMMLIVAVLRRTGLFEFVAIWAVKRARGRPYPVMVLLVVLTAVASAGLDNVTTVLLVAPVTLFVCDRLGLPAAPFLIAEVMASNIGGTATLIGDPPNIIIASRSGLTFNDFLNVLAPIVVVLLIVFLGLCRWLFRDAFRSDSAKIASVMAMRERDAIRNPRLLAISLVFLAVVLAAFVLHAVLHLEPAVVAIVGGMLLLAASRLDPDEIARDVEWHTLIFFAGLFVMVGALVNTGVIDAVSAAAVEAVEGRLWGATMLLLWASAALSAIVDNIPYVATMSPIVADLVKADGTPQGNVLWWALALGADLGGNATAIGASANVVVLGIAERAGKPISFWQFTKYGLIVTVITVAICVPYLYLRFF from the coding sequence GTGAGCGTGCAGGCCTGGCTCGCGGTGGCGGTGTTCGCGGTCGCCTACGTGTTCATCGCGACCGAATGGGTGCACCGGGTCGCGGCGGCGCTGGGCGGCGCGGTGGTCATGCTGCTCATCGGCGCGACCGACGCCGAGCACGCGTTCTTCTCCCCCGAAGCGGGCATCGACTGGAACGTGATCATGCTGCTCATCGGCATGATGCTGATCGTGGCGGTGCTGCGCCGCACCGGGCTGTTCGAGTTCGTGGCGATCTGGGCCGTCAAACGCGCCCGCGGCCGCCCGTACCCGGTGATGGTCCTGCTCGTGGTCCTCACCGCGGTCGCCTCCGCCGGGCTGGACAACGTGACCACCGTGCTGCTGGTGGCGCCGGTGACGCTGTTCGTCTGCGACCGGCTCGGCCTGCCCGCCGCGCCGTTCCTGATCGCCGAGGTCATGGCGTCCAACATCGGTGGCACCGCCACCCTGATCGGCGACCCGCCCAACATCATCATCGCCAGCCGGTCCGGCCTCACCTTCAACGACTTCCTGAACGTGCTGGCCCCGATCGTGGTGGTGCTGCTGATCGTGTTCCTCGGGCTGTGCCGCTGGCTGTTCCGGGACGCGTTCCGCAGCGACAGCGCGAAGATCGCTTCGGTGATGGCGATGCGCGAGCGCGACGCGATCCGCAACCCGCGCCTACTGGCGATCAGCCTGGTCTTCCTCGCCGTGGTGCTGGCCGCGTTCGTGCTGCACGCGGTGCTGCACCTGGAGCCCGCGGTGGTCGCGATCGTAGGCGGCATGCTGCTGCTGGCCGCGTCCCGGCTCGACCCGGACGAGATCGCCCGGGACGTCGAATGGCACACCCTGATCTTCTTCGCGGGGCTGTTCGTCATGGTCGGCGCGCTGGTCAACACCGGCGTCATCGACGCCGTCTCGGCGGCGGCCGTCGAGGCCGTCGAGGGCAGGCTGTGGGGCGCGACCATGCTGCTGCTCTGGGCGTCGGCGGCGCTGTCGGCGATCGTCGACAACATCCCGTACGTCGCCACGATGAGCCCGATCGTCGCCGACCTGGTCAAGGCCGACGGCACGCCGCAGGGCAACGTGCTGTGGTGGGCCCTGGCGCTGGGGGCCGACCTGGGCGGCAACGCCACCGCGATCGGGGCGTCGGCCAACGTCGTCGTGCTCGGCATCGCCGAACGCGCCGGCAAGCCGATCTCCTTCTGGCAGTTCACCAAGTACGGCCTCATCGTCACCGTGATCACCGTGGCGATCTGCGTGCCGTACCTGTACCTGCGCTTCTTCTGA
- a CDS encoding CBS domain-containing protein — translation MRASDLVVPYPTVALSTPAMDTVHLLAEADLPGLIVVDDAGAPFAVLPGTQVLRLAVPSYFQDDPNLTHLVDEAAADVFIRELGARTVRELLPPQPHELPVVPPEATALEIAALMARTRSPLVAVVDGGTLLGAVTLHGLLDRAVPA, via the coding sequence GTGCGCGCATCCGATCTCGTGGTGCCCTACCCCACCGTCGCCCTGTCCACCCCTGCGATGGACACCGTCCACCTCCTGGCCGAGGCCGATCTGCCCGGCCTCATCGTGGTCGACGACGCGGGCGCGCCGTTCGCGGTGCTGCCCGGCACCCAGGTGCTGCGCCTGGCCGTGCCGTCGTACTTCCAGGACGACCCGAACCTGACCCATCTCGTCGATGAGGCCGCGGCCGACGTGTTCATCCGCGAGCTGGGCGCGCGGACGGTCCGCGAGCTGCTGCCGCCACAGCCGCACGAGCTGCCCGTGGTGCCGCCGGAGGCGACCGCGCTGGAGATCGCCGCGCTGATGGCCCGCACCCGCAGCCCGCTGGTCGCCGTGGTCGACGGCGGCACGCTGCTCGGCGCGGTGACGCTGCACGGACTGCTGGACCGGGCGGTGCCGGCGTGA
- a CDS encoding DUF4193 family protein, with product MAITDYDTPRTPAVEEDSLEELRARRDAPNASAVDVEESESYDLPGGEQLDEELTVPVVAQQADEFRCTKCFLVRHRNQRAAAGKDVCLECA from the coding sequence ATGGCAATCACCGACTACGACACGCCCCGCACGCCCGCCGTCGAGGAAGACAGCCTCGAGGAACTGCGGGCACGACGGGATGCGCCCAACGCTTCGGCGGTGGACGTCGAGGAGAGCGAGTCCTACGACCTGCCCGGCGGCGAACAGCTCGACGAGGAGCTGACGGTGCCGGTCGTGGCCCAGCAGGCGGACGAGTTCCGCTGCACGAAGTGCTTCCTGGTCCGCCACCGCAATCAGCGGGCGGCGGCCGGCAAGGACGTGTGCCTCGAGTGCGCCTGA